CCGTCGCCGGCCACCGCGCTGTCCAGGCAATGGTCGATATGGTCGCGGATCAGGACGCGCTTGGCCTCGCTGATCGCCCGCTCGACCGCATGAAGCTGCTGGGCGAGAAGGACACAGGGCCGTCCCTCATCCATCATCGCGATCACACCGCGCAGATGGCCTTCCGCGCGGCGCAGCCGTTTCAGTATGTCGTCATGATGATGGTGGGGCGCGTGATCCGTCATTGTCGGAACATATCCCCCCAGGGGGGATTGAAGCAATGACGTTTTGCCGATGCTGTCCTGTCGTCCAGCCGCCTGTCGGGCAACCGGAAATCGAAGGGCCTCCCTGTCTTTTCGGCACGCGCTGGCTGCCCTGCTGGTTATGCTGATTGCGCTTGGACCGGTGGCGCATGGCCATGCGGTTCCCGGCGACGCCTTCACGGCGGGACATGGGCACTGGTTTCCGCCTGGCAGCGGGAAATCCTGGCGGCGCTGTCCGCGACCCTGCGAGCCGGCGTCGGCCAGAACGCGCCAGCGCATATGATGCCGCCTGATTGTCGGACGGCGCTTTTGTACGCTACCTTGTATTCTCAAGAAGATAAGCTCGACTGACCAAGCCAGTTGGCATCGGGCAGGCGCATCGCAGGGACAGACAATCGGATGATCGATCATGTTTTTCAGGGAAGCCTGTTCACCAGCGACTTCCTGACCCAGTCGATTGTCCGCAACGCGGAATGGCACAGCGTCAGCGACGATGAGGTTGATCGCCTGGCAGCGGACCTGGCTGACCTCTTCAAAGCCTTTCCCACCGGTCAAACACCCAACGAGACCCGCACCGAAGACGATTTGATCTGGCCGATCCTCCAACGGCTCGGCTGGGATCAGGCGATGCGCCAGCAGAACCTGACGGTCAAGGGCCGGGACGATGTGCCGGACGGGCTCTTGTTCGCCGACGCCGGGGCGAAGGCGGAGGCCGACCGTTCCCTCGAGGAATGGAAACGCTACGGCTTCGGCCTGGCCATCGTCGAATCGAAACGCTGGCATCGGCCGCTCGACCGGCAGTCCGGCCGGCAGGGCGAAAAGCTGGCGCCGTCCACCCAGATGCTGCGCTATCTCAGGCGCGTGGATGACCTCACCGAAGGCAAGTTGCGCTGGGGTATTCTCACCAACGGCGGCCGGTGGCGGCTATATTTCTCCGGTGCGCGTTCCGTCTCCGAGCAGT
Above is a window of Oceanibaculum nanhaiense DNA encoding:
- a CDS encoding metal-sensing transcriptional repressor — translated: MTDHAPHHHHDDILKRLRRAEGHLRGVIAMMDEGRPCVLLAQQLHAVERAISEAKRVLIRDHIDHCLDSAVAGDG